The window GTTGAGTTGCAACATCAGTAGCAATCAGTTGAAACGGGAACATCCATTTAACCTTTAGTACGTTAGTATAGCTTGAGTTTATGTATTCTATTGTCAATTGTCAATAGAATTTTGCTGAGCAGTTGTACTACGTGGCTGATAGGGTTTTCCAGTAGGTTGATTCTTGTATCTCTCTATCTCAACAGCATCTATGTAGTAGTAACGCCCAAGTTTGCGAGCGACAATCTGACCCTTCTTAATTAAGTCATGAACTCGCTGACGGGTTACGCCAAGTAGCTCGACAGCTTGAGCTACAGAGAGTAATGCGGGGCTTTCATTTGAACCGGAGTTTGTCATACGATTGGCTAGAGACTGCTTTGATACTCAAAATCAGTTTTCTCAATCATTGCATCCTCAAGCGTAACTTAAGTCAGTCAAGTTACAAGATTCACTTCGTAAATTGAGTTAGTAGCCGTTCCAACTCACCGGGTTGAAAACTTCCCTCAGCCGGTTGTCGATTCTGGTACCCCGGTTCCCCATAAAGGTATTCACAATAAACATTCACAAATCGATTATGGGATTTAATTGTCCAGTTAAAGATACAGATTCCCGTTAACGTAGCCAGAGAAAAATCTGTATTTTTCACCTCGGAATAACTAAAATCGGTATTACTTAAGTTGGCTTTCCTAAAAGATGTTCCAGGTTCGCTGGGTCTGATAGAGCATCTGCTACGCTTTTATGGCTAGACGCCGCTCACCCCACTTGAATGAAAAATTCAACTTATCAGTGGGGCTTGCGCGTTGTCATTCGTGGTGAACTCTGATGTTTTAGAAAGTAATAAAGATGTTAGAACATGCGAAATTGTTCAACTTTTTGCGTGTATTCGATAGGCATAACGGTTACAACATTTTCATCAGGATTTGGAATGATGTAGTACTCAATCACTTGACCCCCGTAAACTTTCTCGGCAGCTTCAATTCCTGCCGCAATAGCAACATTGACCTCAGAAATCTTCCCTCGAATAGTTACTATAAAGTTACCCCTTTCCGCTATGCCGTAATAAACCAATGTGACGGCACCAGCTTTGACCATCGCGTCTGCTGCCGCTAACACAGCAGGAAAACCTAACGTTTCAATCGTTCCAACGGCTGCTGGCATGAAATCAGCTCCTGAGTCAACTTTAATAGGTGAAATCAATTGTACGAGACTTCACTCTAATTTGGATAAAAATACTATTTGCAACAACAAAACCCGGCATTTTTACCGGGCTGAGAAACATTGGATAATTTAAGGGATTTCTGAAGGATTAAGCGGGGACTGGAGTGCCCTGCTTTTGATTGGCCAATTCCAAAAGCCGACGAATCCGCTCTTCCGTAGGAGGATGAGTCCGGAACAATGTCAGCAGACCTTTGGTGGAAAGCGGATTGACAATCAGTAGCGCGGACATTGCAGGGTTGCCATTCATCGGAATTTGCCGACCCATAGCTTCAAGCTTCTCCAGCGCTGTGGCGAGTGCTCTGGGATTTCCTGTGATTTCCGCCGAACCCAAGTCAGCTGAATATTCGCGAGTCCGGGAAATAGCAAACTGAAGTAACGCCGCCGCAATCGGAGCTAACACAATCAAAAACAATATACCCAAAGGATTGCCACCTTGACGATTATCCCGAGTCACGGGGCCATATAGTGCGCCAAATGTAAGTATCCTTCCCAAGAAAGTAATGGCTCCGGCGATAGTCCCTGCAACCGCTTGGGTCAGGGTATCGTGGTTACGGATGTGGGTGAGTTCATGAGCCAAAACTCCCTCAAGTTCTTCCTGTGAGAGCAACTCCAAAATGCCTTGAGTGACGGCTACGGTTGCATGTTCTGGGTCTCGACCGGTGGCAAAAGCATTCGGCGATTGTGTGGGTACGATGAATAGTTTAGGCATGGGAATGCCTGCGCGATCGCTTAAAGAAGCGACGGTATCATAAAGTTCTGGCGACTCATGACGAGCAATAGGCTGTGCATTATACGTCGCTAAAGCGGCTCGATCCGAGTAGTACCACGAACCAAAACTGGTGAGGGCTGCAAACACTAGACCCATGTACAGACCCTGTTCATTCCCGACTAGATAGTAGCCCCCTAGCACGAGCAGACCACTCAGCAGTCCTAGCAACGCTGCTGTTTTAATTTGATTAATGCCAAGCATGATTTTGAGAGTGATTGTTAAAAATTTTTGCGATTTCTCCTCAACATCTCAAATCTTGAATAAATTTTGTCTCTATCCCTCGAAATAAATCCAGCTATTCCAATGGGTAGGTCAATTTTTGATGGAAGGTTCAAAAATCTTCAAAATGATTACTCGCCTCCTGAGGACTCGAATCCAGCGTTGTCATTCTTTTGGGCAACATCATCTGAAAAAAAAGCTTCTACTAATGAGCCAACCATCCAATAAATCCCAAATGCCAATAAGATGAGCATCAAAGGCGCAAAACCGGCAAAAGGAGCAAATAGCAGCATCAGCAATAAGCCGAATATTACAATTTTTCCGAGTCGATTATTCATGGAGTACTTTTCTTATCTCAATGGTTTTACTATCTCGCTTTTGCTGAATTAAATGCATCTAGCAGGAGAAGTAGAACTCATAGGAAATACCAATAAATACCGAACCGTTATAAAAACCGACTCAAATCAAAATCCCCTTCAGGCGTTTCTTTTTTAAACCTTTCCGCACTCAAAATCAGCAACAATCGATCAGAATAATCTACTGCTCCCCGTAACTCATCTCGCAAAAGATCCAGCCCCCCATTGGCATATTCTTCAAAAATATGGATGCGTTTCTCCTCAGCGATGTCATCCGTGGGGGAGAGAATTTTCGCCTCTTTGGTTTGTGCGATCGCCAGTAACTTCAATACGCGATCATATCCCCTGGAAACAAATACCTCTAAGGCAATGGGTGAGACTTCTTTGGTGGAGATGGTTCCCAAAGGCGATCGCTTTTTGCGCTTTGCCCCTAATGCGGCGGCAAACACTATCGCATCGGCATAGGTTTGGAAAGGCCCCGTGGAACTTTCTGAGACGACTAAAGATTTGACTAAATCCGCTTTATCCTTAGCCACCCGAATTCTGTTTGCACCCATCGCCTTCTAATTCCCATAACAGTACTTATCGGATGTAAAAATGATAGCATGAGTATAAAATCCCGCAAATTTCACCATGCAGGTTACTGCAACACCAAGCCCCATCACTCCTCAACCTCCCAACCTGGCAATCACTACCGCCAACCTCCTAGAAGTCTTTGCCGAGTTTCTGAATATTGATGTTGGTGCTGGCGATGCAGCATCCGATACCCTAAACACATATCGCCGCCAAGTTCAGCAGTTCGTTGATTGGTGCGATCGCCAAAAAATCTATCCCGCACAAGTCACGAAGGACGACATCAAGCATTACCGTCGCTGGATGGTAGAAAAAAAGAAATTCAAGCCAGCCACCATAGCATTAAAGTTGTCTGTAGTCAAGCGTTTTTATCAAGCTGCCGTAGAACAAGGGCTGATTCCGATTAATCCAGCCGCTGGCGTGAAACCCCCAAAGGAAAAGCGCGACCCAGCAGAACGCATTTCTTACCTAGAAAAAGCTGAAGTCGAGCAATTTCTAGAAGCCATACCCCAAGATGGAACCCTCAAAGCAGCGCGAGATAAAGCCCTGCTAGCCATTATGACCTTGGAAGGGCCACGTACAGTAGAACTGCACCGAGCCAATATTTCTGATCTGGTTAGGCAAGGAGGAAATATAGGAATTCGGGTGGAAGGGAAGCGAAATATTCGAGTTGTTCCTTTAACTCCAGATATTGCCGGCCTTGTGATGATTTACCTGGAGGCGAGGAAAGAGAGTGGGGAAACACTCAAACCATCGAGTCCCCTATTCATCGCCGTAGGAAATCGGGCCGGTGGACAGCGGATTTCTCGACGTGGGATTCGGCTGATAGTGGATTACTACCTGCAAGAAACAGCACTCAAGCAAACACCAGGGAGAACAATATCAGCTCATAGTCTAAGACATACAGCAGGGACACTTGCCCTAAGGTCTGGTGCAGAGTTACGCCAAGTGCAAGATTTGTTGGGACATGCCGACCCCAGAACAACCTGTATTTATGCACATATCGCTGACCGTTGGCTGAATAATCCAGCTTTGAAACTAGGAATCAAGATATAACCGTTAACCCCTAGAAAAATCCTCAGATTTTTTTGGATAATTTTCCTGTTTTGTTCCCATTCACAATGAAGTATCGATGAAGATACCGTAAAGAAGGGATAAAGATGGGATACTACG of the Allocoleopsis franciscana PCC 7113 genome contains:
- a CDS encoding M48 family metalloprotease, with amino-acid sequence MLGINQIKTAALLGLLSGLLVLGGYYLVGNEQGLYMGLVFAALTSFGSWYYSDRAALATYNAQPIARHESPELYDTVASLSDRAGIPMPKLFIVPTQSPNAFATGRDPEHATVAVTQGILELLSQEELEGVLAHELTHIRNHDTLTQAVAGTIAGAITFLGRILTFGALYGPVTRDNRQGGNPLGILFLIVLAPIAAALLQFAISRTREYSADLGSAEITGNPRALATALEKLEAMGRQIPMNGNPAMSALLIVNPLSTKGLLTLFRTHPPTEERIRRLLELANQKQGTPVPA
- a CDS encoding helix-turn-helix domain-containing protein; the protein is MTNSGSNESPALLSVAQAVELLGVTRQRVHDLIKKGQIVARKLGRYYYIDAVEIERYKNQPTGKPYQPRSTTAQQNSIDN
- a CDS encoding pentapeptide repeat-containing protein encodes the protein MRPSEPGTSFRKANLSNTDFSYSEVKNTDFSLATLTGICIFNWTIKSHNRFVNVYCEYLYGEPGYQNRQPAEGSFQPGELERLLTQFTK
- a CDS encoding BMC domain-containing protein, which encodes MPAAVGTIETLGFPAVLAAADAMVKAGAVTLVYYGIAERGNFIVTIRGKISEVNVAIAAGIEAAEKVYGGQVIEYYIIPNPDENVVTVMPIEYTQKVEQFRMF
- a CDS encoding tyrosine-type recombinase/integrase, which codes for MQVTATPSPITPQPPNLAITTANLLEVFAEFLNIDVGAGDAASDTLNTYRRQVQQFVDWCDRQKIYPAQVTKDDIKHYRRWMVEKKKFKPATIALKLSVVKRFYQAAVEQGLIPINPAAGVKPPKEKRDPAERISYLEKAEVEQFLEAIPQDGTLKAARDKALLAIMTLEGPRTVELHRANISDLVRQGGNIGIRVEGKRNIRVVPLTPDIAGLVMIYLEARKESGETLKPSSPLFIAVGNRAGGQRISRRGIRLIVDYYLQETALKQTPGRTISAHSLRHTAGTLALRSGAELRQVQDLLGHADPRTTCIYAHIADRWLNNPALKLGIKI
- a CDS encoding DNA phosphorothioation-associated protein 4, which produces MGANRIRVAKDKADLVKSLVVSESSTGPFQTYADAIVFAAALGAKRKKRSPLGTISTKEVSPIALEVFVSRGYDRVLKLLAIAQTKEAKILSPTDDIAEEKRIHIFEEYANGGLDLLRDELRGAVDYSDRLLLILSAERFKKETPEGDFDLSRFL